Part of the Limanda limanda chromosome 23, fLimLim1.1, whole genome shotgun sequence genome is shown below.
CTTCTCGGTCTTCTTGGGCAACAGAACAGCCTGGATGTTGGGCAGCACGCCGCCCTGAGCGATGGTCACTCCGCCCAGGAGTTTGTTGAGCTCCTCGTCGTTGCGGACGGCCAGCTGCAGGTGGCGGGGGATGATACGGCTCTTCTTGTTGTCGCGGGCGGCGTTTCCAGCCAGCTCCAGGATCTCAGCGGTCAGGTACTCCAGCACAGCCGCCAGGTAGACGGGGGCGCCGGCACCAACGCGATGTGCGTAGTTGCCTTTACGCAGCAGCCTGTGAACACGACCGACGGGGAACTGGAGCCCTTTAAGGCTATCGCTAGTGGGTTTATCCCTCGCGCGCATGCGCAGCACTGAAAACTTTAGTCCACGCCCACCAACTGTGGGCCCCACCCCCGGTCTCACCGTGTATAAATTGGAGTGAGACCGGTTGCTCGTTTCCCCATTTTTCTTCAGCGATGAAGCAGCACGAACGATCGAACATCCGCTTGTGCCCGGGGTGCCAAACCGGGTACATCATGTCCAGAGACCTCCACCCGCGCTGCGAATCCTTCCTCGGCCCAGAGCACGCCGGCCTCGCGCTCACTCCCGGAGCCTTACTCGATGAACCTGAGAGACGCCGGCAAGCCGAGGCTTACGCGGATATGGATGGCGAAGGATTCGCATCACAACGCGCTTTTGGTCTGGACCAAGCCATGGAGTTTTTCGACGGTCGCGGACCGGAGTCGGACGACTCCGCTCCCGGTGCAAAAGATCAATATCCTTCCGTCGGTTCCCCCCTTGAGACCGAGGGGTCGGACTGCACGGTTTTAACTTCTGCCACCGCTGAGCTGACGGGCATGGGTGCCCTCGTGCAGCTGATGCCAGGAGTAATTCAAAAGGCGGCGGCCTCAAGGCAGATGACGGTGCCTCTTCCTCATGTCACGGACGCGCTGGAGGAAGGCATCGGGGTCGAGCCGACACGACGGCGCCGACAGGACGCATGGTGGCCGTGTATCCCGGCGATCAGCGTTTACCTGGCCAGTGCAGCGGAGGAGCCTATGAAGCTGAAGTCTCCAGTCCTGTCCTATGTCCCCATCACAAGGGTGGTGGGGATTTCCAACAAGGGTTTTCCACTCGTACCTCCACTGGAGCCAAGCCTGGCTTTCGTGTTCGGTGTGTCATCTAACCCGCTCGGGGGACGGCGACCCACACCGCCCTCCCCCTCGAGCCAAACACTGGCACGACTGGCTGACCGTACCCACCAGTGTGCCTTCCAGCAGCTAGCCGCCGCAAACAACATGGCGATGTTGTCCTACTGGGTGAAGTCAATGACTCTGGAACCTGACCTGGTTGACAAATCAGAGGCTCTGAGTCAAGCCACTTCCATGCTCCTGACGCTGAGTGCCTCGGTCGCAGTGGGGGCGTCCCGCACCGCCGCCTGGCAGACCCTCATCCACCGATGTATTTGGTTGGATCAGTCCGGCTTTTCAGAGAAGCTGCGAAAGGAGCTCATGGAGGCTCCCATCAGTCTTCTTCGGGCCCCGGCTGCAGACGGCGGTCGAAGAGATGCAGAAGGCGGCAGATGGATATAGAAGACACCTGTACGGGCCACAGGAGCACCGTCGAGACCGCCGGGCTCCTCCACAGTGGCGGACGAGGCGTCCTGCGGCTTCCGCCGCGAcagcatctccagctccagctgtcCAACCCCCATCTTTTCCTCCTCGGACCGGCCCGCCAGCGGAACGGCAGAATCGAGGGAGGAACCGGAGAATGGCCTGCACCTGGTCCAACCCACCGGAGGAACCCCCCAGGAAACAGGGGAGGAGATTTTGACATTGGGGGGGGAAGACGTGTGTCAAGTCTGTTGGGAGTTTTgaaagttttgaaataaaacaaaaacatcttccCCAGAAGAGCAGATCCTTTAGACAATCTGTACCAGAGTTCAACGTCTCTGCTGCCACTTTTCGTTTTCGTTTTCACACACATTATTCCCCACACTGTGTGAGCTGCCCTCTGATTCACGGCACAGACTCACAACACTAAGTCACTACATCTCCTCTgtcacagagacagagtgttcCCCCACTCCTTTCTCGACTAAAAGTAAGTGTGTCCATAAGTCCACGAGAGCCGTCACCACGCCTCGTGttgacagcacacacactgtatctgcACTCAGCgtctccccccctcctttctcAAGGAGCGAGGGTTTGACGGCACGTACGAGCTGCGTTCAGGAGCCTTGTAAAATAAAAGGACTTCCTAAGCGGCCGTTCTCTGCCATTGATGCGTCATCAACCTGTCAGCATCTGACAGCCGTCATCACGCTTCGTGTTGACAGCGCACACACTGTGTCTGCACTCAGCGTCTTCCCCCCTCCTTTCTCAAGGAGACAGGGTTTGACTGCACATACGAGCTGCGTTCAGGAGCCTTGTACAATACAAAGACATCCTAAAACTTTTCTGCCGTCGACGCGTGATCCCCGTGTCAGCGTCTGACCGCAGGTGCAGTTGAGAGCCTGTGTGCTCCGAGGGCTTCTGATCAGCTCTTTCGCTGCGAGCCCCCATGGGTTGTTCCGG
Proteins encoded:
- the LOC132997025 gene encoding histone H2A-like; this encodes MRARDKPTSDSLKGLQFPVGRVHRLLRKGNYAHRVGAGAPVYLAAVLEYLTAEILELAGNAARDNKKSRIIPRHLQLAVRNDEELNKLLGGVTIAQGGVLPNIQAVLLPKKTEKAPKSKKQTTSIMSGRGKTGGKARAKAKTRSSRAGLQFPVGRVHRLLRKGNYAHRVGAGAPVYLAAVLEYLTAEILELAGNAARDNKKSRIIPRHLQLAVRNDEELNKR